In Setaria viridis chromosome 5, Setaria_viridis_v4.0, whole genome shotgun sequence, the genomic stretch CTTCTGAAATAGTCAACCTTGATGTGAGCCTGAGCAGAGAGAGAACAGCCAATGTGCTGATCGCAAGCCCACAACTACACGATGATTTTCTCTTCATCTCTTGTATATATGCAGGTCCATTATTTATAGGCTATGGAGCACTAGAAAATTTGAATTGTTGCCGTATCGATGTGGAGAACGTAGGGTAAGCTTTAGGCACGGGTGCggaagatgctgctgctggtggcggTGGGAAGCACTCCCTGTGGCATATCAGCGACGAAATATATCCCTTTTATATATTTATCTTTACTTCTATATTTTACTCTCTATTTTTATATATTAATTCCTTGAAAATAAAAGTGAGGTTCTTGACTCCGTTCACCTCGCCGCATTTCATTTCCTGAACCAACCAGTTTTGACATCCCATTCCTCTCTGTTAGATAACGTAAGTCCTTAGGAGTCTATCTTTAGCACAGATATGATTCACGTGATTATCTCCTGCCTAATCTCGGTTCTGTTTCTATAAACCGATTGATACACATAGAGTATCACGGGCCTCCGGCCATATAAACATGTACGTCCCTGTATGGTTGAATCATCAATAATATTATTTGTGTTATCATGGTATCAGACAGACTTCGTTCCCAAAACCGCTTCCGCTAATCTCTCCACCGCCGTACATctgtgccgtcgccgccgcgccctctttgagcgccgccgccgccgacagtTCGTCATCATGTCCGACAATACGGCCGACGCCGCCTACTGTGCTCTCGTCGCCCGCGTTGCGGCCTTTACCCCTGAAGAGCGCCGCGAGGCCGCCCGCCAAGAGGCCGAACGTCTGGAGACAGCTCGCCTTGAGGCCGAGCGCCTGGCTGCAGAGCGCCTCGAAGAAGAACGTCGTGCCAATGAGGCCCGCGCCGTTGTTCTCGCCGATcaagccgccgcggccaccgctaCCCTGCACGCCCAAGCCATGACGatcctcaacatcaagtcatTGGTACCCCTCATCCTCGAGCTTGCCTCCCCCAGCTTCAACCGGTGGCGAGGGCTCTTCATGAACACCCTCAAGCGGTTTGAGCTCGACGACCACGTCCTCTCCGACGACAACCACTCCGACGATGCCGTGTGGCTCCGCATGGACTGTACAGTCCTCTCTTGGCTCCACGGCGTCATTGCTCCTGATCTCCTCGAGATCGTGATGAACCGGGAAGATGGCCCGCCGACGGCTCGCCTTGTCTGGCTCGGCGTCGAGCAGCAATTTCTTGGCAACAAGGAGTCGCGTGCCCTGATCCTTGACGCTGAATTCCGTACCTTCATGCAAGGTGATCTGGGTGTTGATGAATATTGCCACCGCATGAAGGCCATGGCTGATCGACTCGGCGACCTCGGCGAGCCCGTTCGCGACAGCACCCTCGTCCTCAACATTCTTCGCGGCCTCAACGAGCGTTTCGGCTACATGGCTGCCTTGATCCAGCGCACCCATCCGTTCCCGACCTACCGCGACGTCCGGAGCGATCTGCGCCTTGTCGAGATGAACATGAAAGACAAGGCTGCCGCTCCTGCACAGGCCTTCGCCGCGACCACTCCACGCTCCTCCACGTCGGCTGCTCCGACGCCTCAGCACCCGTTCAACTCCAACAACACGGGCGCCGGCGTTGGAGGCAACACCGGCAACGGAAATCGCGGACGCCAGAACCGTCGTGGTGGCCGTAATTCAAGAGGGACCGGTTCCCAGGTCGGCTCGCAGGTCGGCTCCCCTGCTGGCCCCGGCACGCCCCCACGGCCCTTTCATGGGCCGCCTTGCTTTGGCTACCAGCCGGCCTTCGGCACGTTCCAGGCCTATGTGACTGGGCCGCCCGGCTTCCCTCGATTCCCAGCGGCTCCACCACGTCCCCAAGCCTTCTTCGTTGGGCCTCAGTATTCTGGGCCATCACTACCAGGTCCTGCACCGCCCTTGGCCCCGCTGCCTCTTCCACCGACGGCAGTTGGGCTgcctcctgcgccgcctgcgCAGCCCGCGACTTGGATGCATCATCCCAGCGGCCTTTCCTGGAACAACGACGCTCTCGCCTCAGCATTCAACACCATGACGCTGCAGCCGCCCCCTCAATCAACTGAATGGTACTTCGATACTGGTGCTGAAACCCATATGACATCCAACTCCGGTACTCTATCCTCCTCCCATCCGCCTACATACTCTACTCCTTCTCATATTATTGTCGGCGATGGTTCGCTTCTGCCTGTTGAACGTTCCGGTTCTGTTTCGTTTCCTTCCACTAGAGGTCCTCTTCACTTAAATAATGTTCTTGTTTCTCCACTGCTCATTAAGAACCTTATTTCTGTGCGTCAGTTCACCATTGACAATTATTGTTCCGTTGAATTTGACCCTTATGGTTTCTCTGTGAAGGATTACAAAACCAAGAACGTGATCATCAGGTGCAATAGCTCCGGACCGCTCTACCCCCTTCTGTCATCAGTGTTTCGGCCGCTTGCACTCGCTACCAGTACCACTTCAGCTACTCTCTGGCATCGTCGTCTTGGTCACCTTGGACATGAGGCGCTCTCCCGCTTAGTTGCTTCCTCTGCTATTTCCTGTAATAAGCACGAGTCTGAGCATTTATGTCATGCATGTCAGCTTGGGCGCCACGTGCGTCTCCCTTTTAGTCCGTCTAATTCGCGTTCTGTCAAAAATTTTGAGTTAATACATTGTGATCTCTGGACGTCTCCTGTTCTTAGTGTGTCTGGTTACAAGTACTACTTGATTATTCTTGACGACTGCTCCCATTACGTATGGACTTTTCCACTGCGTCTCAAGTCTGACACTTTTGCTACTCTTGCTAATTTCTTTACCTTTGTCTCTACGCAGTTTGGCACCACCATCCAGAGCATCCAGTGCGATAATGGCCGCGAGTTTGACAACTCTGCTGCCCGCACGTTCTTTCTCTCTCATGGCGTTGCCCTCCGCATGTCCTGCCCTCACACCTCAGCTCAAAACGGCAAAGCCGAGCGCGCACTTCGTACCACTAATAACATTATACGTTCTCTGCTTTTTCAGGCTAGTATTCCTCCGTCTTACTGGGTTGAGGCTCTTCACACCGCCACATATCTCCTCAACCGTCACCCCACCAAGACCCTAGCCTCCTCCACGCCGTTCTTTGCTCTTTATGGAGTACATCTGACCTATGACCACCTTCGCGTGTTTGGATGCCGCTGCTATCCTAACCTCTCCGCGACAGCTGCTCATAAGCTCGCTCCTCGCTCCACTGCTTGTGTCTTTCTCGGCTATCCTTCGGAACACAAGGGCTATCGCTGTCTCGACCTTGCCTCAAATAAATTAATTATTTCGCGGCATGTCACCTTCGATGAGTCCTCCTTTCCTTTTGCCGACGTCTCTTCACCACCGTCATCTGACTTTGATTTCTTCTCGGAGTTGGATGTAGCACCTGTTATCCCTATTGGTACTCGTTCTAATGTTTCAGGTACCACGGCCCCGACTAATTCGGTTCCTGCTGCCCCGGCTGTCTTCCCACAGTCGGCTGTTGCCAGCGGGGTCCTCCCACAGCGCACCAGGGCGAGCACAACTGTGCCCCTGGTGGCAACACCTCGGTCCGCCGCGCCCTACCCGTCTACTACCTCGGTCGGGTCGGCCTCCGACACAGCCCCGACAGCTGCGCCCCACCGGGCCCCGCCGAACAGCGCCCAGGACGCTGTTGCGTCCTCGTCCGGCGCCCAGAACGTGCCCCAGCGCGCGCCTGCGTCCTCTGACGTACaggccgcgcctgcgccgccctcgCCTGGCGACCAGGTGGCACCCGGCTCTGCGCTCCGGTCTTCACGCCCGCCGAAGAATGCCGTGTCTGTTGCTCCCACCATCAACGACCACAGCATGATCACGCGCGGGAAGCGCGGTCTTCGGCAGCCGACGTCTCGGTTCAACCTGAGCGTTGCTGTCCTCTCCCCAGTGCCTAAGTCCTATCGCAGTGCGCTGGCTGATCCTAACTGGCGTGAGGCCATGAACGAGGAGTATTCTGCACTTATTGCCAACAACACGTGGCAGTTGGTGCCTCGCCCCTCCGGCGCAAATGTGGTTACTGGCAAATGGGTGTATCGCCATAAGTTTCGTCCTGACGGTTCTCTGGAGCGGTACAAGGCTCGTTGGGTCCTTCGTGGCTTCACCCAACGGCCCGGCGTTGATTTCGGCGAGACTTTCAGCCCGGTCGTCAAACCGGCCACCATTCGCACGGTACTCACCATTGCTCTCCCTCAGAACTGGCCAGTCCATCAGCTTGACGTGAAAAATGCTTTTCTTCATGGAACTTTGGATGAGACTGTCTACTGTGTTCAGCCCTCTGGTTTTGTTGATAGCACCCATCCGGATTTTGTTTGCCGACTCAACAAGTCTCTTTATGGTCTGAAGCAAGCACCTCGTGCCTGGTACAGTCGCTTTGCTTCACACATTTTGTCTATGGGATTTGTGGGTGCTCGATCAGACAATTCGCTATTTGTTTTCCGTCGAGGGCATGAGACAGTTTATTTGCTactttatgtggatgacattaTTCTGACAGCCTCTTCTGATGCTCTTCTTCGTCGAGTTATTATGGCTCTTCAGGAAGAATTCTCTATGAAGGACCTTGGAcctttgcatcattttttgggGTTATCTGTCAGTCGTCAGAATGGTGCCTTCTTGCTCTCCCAGCGGCAGTACATTCTTGAGGTACTTGAGCGTGCTGGGATGACCGATTGTACGCCCTCCTCTACGCCGATTGACACTTGTGCCAAGGTTTCCACTTCTGACGGGTCTCCAGTTGCCGATCCCTCTCACTACCGCAGTCTGGCTGGTGCACTACAGTATCTTACATTCACTAGGCCCGACATTGCCTACGCAGTTCAGCAGGTTTGCTTGCATATGCATGATCCGCGAGAACCTCACTATGCCTTGGTGAAGCGGATCCTTCGCTACTTGCGTGGCACCCTGGATTTCGGCATTATTCTTCGGCGCACTGATATTTCCAGCCTGGTTGCTTATTCagatgctgattgggctggtTGTCCTGACACTCGACGCTCCACATCAGGCTATGGTGTTTTTCTTGGTGATAATCTGGTTTCCTGGTCTTCCAAGCGGCAGCCGACTGTGTCCCGCTCTAGTGCTGAGGCAGAGTACCGCGCCGTTGCCAATGCTGTTGCTGAGACTACCTGGCTTCGACAGTTACTGCTCGAGTTGCATGTTCCTATCAAGCGCGCTACTCTGGTTTATTGTGACAACATCAGTGCAGTGTATCTCTCGAGCAATCCGGTACAACACCAACGTACCAAGCAcattgagattgatcttcacttTGTCCGTGAGCATGTGTCCGCTGGTGCCGTCCGAGTATTGCATGTGCCCACTTCGTCACAGTATGCAGATATCTTCACTAAGGGACTCCCGACTTCTGTCTTCACCGAGTTCAGGTCCAGTCTGAACGTTGTCTCCTGTGGCTAGTCACGTTCTGACTGAGGGGGGGTGTTAGATAACGTAAGTCCTTAGGAGTCTATCTTTAGCACAGATATGATTCACGTGATTATCTCCTGCCTAATCTCGGTTCTGTTTCTATAAACCGATTGATACGGCATAGAGTATCACGGGCCTCCGGCCATATAAACATGTACGTCCCTGTATGGTTGAATCATCAATAATATTATTTCTGTTCACTCTCCTTCTCGCTAACATTTCTTCCCTGGTGCCACCCTCTCCACATAATTACCTCAAAATCCGTGCCGCCACCTCCCTTCCCGTCCATGCTGCCACCTCATTTCCTTCCTCACTTGGATCATCCACCACCGATGTTGACGCCCACCACAACCATCACTTCCTGAAAGATGCCCTTCTCCTTAGCTTAATCCTTGGACGCAAATGGAGAACTCATGCCTCGTGGTAGAACCTTCCATGCTCCCTTGCTCCGTTGGAATGTACAGGCTATTAAAATAATgctaaaataatatattttataTGCTATATTATTTTAAAAACCAACTGTTTTGGCACATTCTAGTAAATTGGTGAATTAGAGGTTTAATAGATTGCTGCATCAAGTCTTTGAATCGTGTGATAGACTTAAATTACTAGGGTAGTGAATTTTGGAAATGAAAAGTATAAATAATAACTTTTTAACTATTTAAGCATGTTCCTCTAGCTGGCATATAAAATATGACCATTTTAGTGGAAACCAATAACCATGGTCACGTTATAACCTCAACCAGATATGGTCACAGAAAAGATAATAACTCGATGCACGTACCACATATGCAATCAAACGAGAATAAGAGGACTCAACATGCAAGATCACAATGTGGAAGGTGAATGGTGCTGCCGCCACGAGAATCTTAATTCTGGATACACATCCACTATAATAATGCAAGTGTCGACATGTGGGCATCCTACACCACCCAGCCCGCATGTCAGTTACTTTCAATGACCCTACGGTAATGGAGAGGATATTGGTCCCTTaattctagattttttttggtGGTCTAGATGTCAGTTCTTTGGGCGGAGGTGATATTTGGATGCCCTTAAACACAATTTTAGTTTGCATTTGTTATTAGGGTTTCTTCGAGGAGCGGAACGTACTTGAACTCTTTGAATAGCCGCTCTTGCATACTGCTACTGCCCTTCTCAAGCTGCTATTCCCAAGCCCATGGCCCAAATGACAATAAAAATGATGAGGATGTTATTTGGGCCATGGTGGAATGATTGACTCTATGAATGATGCTCTTCTTCATAGATGGCATTCTTAACCTTAATATGTCTTTATGGGCCTACTTTATCTCTTACTATTCATTTACACTATTTGGACTCTTGTACTATGAAATGTAATAAGTAATTGATTATGTATTCTAAACTTCAAAAATTCTAAGTGAACACCACGACAATTCACTTGAAAGCACACTTTACAGAACACATGTGCGATGCATTAATAATTATGTTAGTATTAATAATCGAGTTTTTATTGTTTCAAAATTCCACTTTCAGAACTTAGAAAGCCACGATAATGCCCCGCTTTCTGCAATCCACTACTTGGACAGGCGACAGCTATCCGTTACCTGCCTTCAATTCACTATATATTTGTTGCTTGTTGATAAATAATCAATACCTAGATAACAATGATAAAAATTTCCCTAGAAGCTATTCTAGACACAGTCACCCATAACTAGCGATTAATCTTGGCCAATCATCATCCGATCTAATATCGCATCCATGTACCTTCTAGACGCTAGACttaagggttttttttttttaacatgtaCAGGGTGCTCTGCCCTTTCATTATAGTGGAAGAAGCAGTA encodes the following:
- the LOC140223026 gene encoding uncharacterized protein is translated as MSDNTADAAYCALVARVAAFTPEERREAARQEAERLETARLEAERLAAERLEEERRANEARAVVLADQAAAATATLHAQAMTILNIKSLVPLILELASPSFNRWRGLFMNTLKRFELDDHVLSDDNHSDDAVWLRMDCTVLSWLHGVIAPDLLEIVMNREDGPPTARLVWLGVEQQFLGNKESRALILDAEFRTFMQGDLGVDEYCHRMKAMADRLGDLGEPVRDSTLVLNILRGLNERFGYMAALIQRTHPFPTYRDVRSDLRLVEMNMKDKAAAPAQAFAATTPRSSTSAAPTPQHPFNSNNTGAGVGGNTGNGNRGRQNRRGGRNSRGTGSQVGSQVGSPAGPGTPPRPFHGPPCFGYQPAFGTFQAYVTGPPGFPRFPAAPPRPQAFFVGPQYSGPSLPGPAPPLAPLPLPPTAVGLPPAPPAQPATWMHHPSGLSWNNDALASAFNTMTLQPPPQSTECVSGYKYYLIILDDCSHYFGTTIQSIQCDNGREFDNSAARTLVFLRLTGLRLFTPPHISSTVTPPRP